From Novosphingobium resinovorum, the proteins below share one genomic window:
- a CDS encoding PhoH family protein — translation MARKAARAVDPAQFRPETHRRARVEIDFDEPVLLGALFGQFDSNLVQVENRLGVYISARGSKIQIEGPDDAVARARDTLKGMYHRLEMGQALDSGAIESLIAMSTEPTLEGIITGDAGAPPIMIRTRKKTIVPRSATQIDYMRQLAKSDVIFALGPAGTGKTYVAVAQAVSQLMTGSVQRLILSRPAVEAGEKLGFLPGDMKDKVDPYLRPLYDALYDCMPPEQVERRLANGEIEIAPIAFMRGRTLADAFVILDEAQNTTREQMKMFLTRFGQNSRMVVCGDPRQVDIPGGDRHSGLADAVARLEGVDGIAVTRFTAADVVRHPIVGRIVEAYEGPDA, via the coding sequence ATGGCCCGCAAAGCAGCCCGTGCCGTCGATCCGGCACAATTCCGCCCCGAAACCCACCGTCGGGCGCGTGTCGAAATAGATTTCGACGAACCTGTGTTGCTGGGAGCCCTGTTCGGGCAATTCGATTCAAATCTGGTGCAGGTGGAGAACCGCCTCGGCGTGTACATCTCCGCCCGGGGCAGCAAGATCCAGATCGAAGGGCCGGACGATGCCGTCGCCCGCGCGCGCGACACGCTCAAGGGCATGTATCACCGGCTGGAGATGGGGCAGGCGCTCGATTCCGGCGCCATCGAATCGCTGATCGCCATGAGCACCGAACCCACCCTCGAAGGCATCATCACCGGTGACGCGGGCGCGCCGCCGATCATGATCCGCACCCGCAAGAAGACGATCGTGCCGCGTTCGGCGACGCAGATCGACTACATGCGCCAGCTCGCCAAGTCGGACGTCATCTTCGCGCTCGGCCCGGCAGGCACCGGCAAGACGTACGTGGCGGTGGCGCAGGCGGTCAGCCAGCTGATGACCGGCTCGGTCCAGCGCCTGATCCTGTCGCGCCCGGCGGTCGAGGCGGGCGAAAAGCTGGGCTTCCTGCCCGGCGACATGAAGGACAAGGTCGATCCGTACCTGCGTCCGCTCTACGACGCGCTCTACGACTGCATGCCGCCCGAGCAGGTGGAACGCCGCCTCGCCAACGGCGAGATCGAGATTGCCCCGATCGCCTTCATGCGCGGCCGCACGCTGGCCGATGCCTTCGTCATCCTCGACGAAGCGCAGAACACCACGCGCGAGCAGATGAAGATGTTCCTCACCCGCTTCGGCCAGAACAGCCGCATGGTGGTGTGCGGAGACCCGCGCCAGGTCGACATCCCCGGCGGCGACCGCCATTCCGGACTCGCCGACGCGGTCGCTCGGCTGGAGGGCGTGGACGGCATCGCGGTGACCCGCTTCACGGCGGCGGACGTGGTGCGCCATCCGATCGTCGGCCGCATCGTCGAGGCTTACGAGGGGCCGGACGCTTAA